In Terriglobus sp. TAA 43, a single window of DNA contains:
- the groL gene encoding chaperonin GroEL (60 kDa chaperone family; promotes refolding of misfolded polypeptides especially under stressful conditions; forms two stacked rings of heptamers to form a barrel-shaped 14mer; ends can be capped by GroES; misfolded proteins enter the barrel where they are refolded when GroES binds) yields MAKQILHGEDSRQAILRGVNVLADAVKVTLGPKGRNVVIEKKFGSPTITKDGVTVAKEIELPNSLENMGAQMVKEVASKTSDVAGDGTTTATVLAQAIFREGVKTVAAGANPMALKRGIDKAVAAIVGVRNNDGVVEGGALSKFSKPVSGDMIAQVGTISANSDSQIGTIIAEAMKKVGKDGVITVEEAKSMETQLDVVEGMQFDRGYLSPYFVTDAERMEAAFDEPYILIYEKKISSMKDILPLLEQVARTGKALIIIAEDVDGEALATLVVNKLRGTINVAAVKAPGFGDRRKAMLGDIAILTGGKAITEDLGIKLESVKIEDLGTAKRVTIDKDNTTIIDGAGKESEIDGRVREIRAQVEKTTSDYDREKLQERLAKLVGGVAVIKVGAATETEMKEKKARVEDAMHATRAAVEEGIVPGGGVALIRTIPEVDALVKSLEGDEKIGAQIIRRAIEEPLRMIAYNAGEEGAVVIGKITESKDLSFGYNAGTGAYEDLVAAGVIDPTKVTRTALQNAASIAGLMLTTEAMIADIPEKAAAPAGGHSHGGGMDGMY; encoded by the coding sequence ATGGCAAAGCAAATTCTGCACGGTGAAGATTCCCGTCAGGCTATCCTCCGCGGCGTGAATGTCCTCGCTGACGCGGTTAAGGTGACCCTCGGACCCAAGGGCCGCAATGTTGTCATCGAAAAGAAGTTCGGTTCGCCCACCATCACCAAGGACGGCGTCACCGTCGCCAAGGAAATTGAGCTGCCCAACTCGCTTGAGAACATGGGCGCACAGATGGTGAAGGAAGTTGCTTCCAAGACCAGCGATGTTGCCGGCGACGGCACCACGACCGCCACCGTTCTGGCTCAGGCTATCTTCCGCGAAGGCGTGAAGACGGTTGCTGCCGGTGCAAACCCCATGGCGCTGAAGCGCGGCATCGACAAGGCTGTTGCAGCCATCGTCGGTGTGCGTAACAACGACGGCGTGGTTGAGGGCGGCGCTCTCTCCAAGTTCTCCAAGCCCGTTTCCGGCGACATGATCGCGCAGGTTGGCACCATCTCGGCTAACTCGGATTCGCAGATCGGCACCATCATTGCCGAAGCGATGAAGAAGGTTGGCAAGGACGGCGTGATCACCGTTGAAGAAGCGAAGAGCATGGAGACCCAGCTCGACGTAGTGGAAGGCATGCAGTTTGACCGCGGCTACCTCTCGCCCTACTTCGTGACCGATGCAGAGCGCATGGAAGCTGCATTCGACGAGCCCTACATCCTCATCTATGAGAAGAAGATCTCGTCGATGAAGGACATCCTGCCCCTGCTCGAGCAGGTTGCCCGCACCGGCAAGGCACTCATCATCATCGCGGAAGACGTCGACGGTGAGGCTCTGGCAACCCTCGTGGTCAACAAGCTGCGCGGCACCATCAACGTGGCTGCTGTGAAGGCTCCTGGCTTCGGCGATCGCCGCAAGGCAATGCTGGGCGACATCGCCATCCTGACCGGTGGCAAGGCCATCACGGAAGACCTCGGCATCAAGCTGGAGTCGGTGAAGATCGAAGACCTCGGCACGGCGAAGCGCGTCACCATCGACAAGGACAACACCACCATCATCGACGGTGCTGGTAAGGAATCCGAGATCGACGGCCGCGTGCGTGAGATCCGCGCTCAGGTTGAGAAGACCACCTCTGACTACGACCGCGAGAAGCTGCAGGAGCGTCTTGCCAAGCTGGTTGGCGGCGTTGCCGTCATCAAGGTCGGTGCTGCAACCGAGACCGAGATGAAGGAAAAGAAGGCTCGCGTGGAAGATGCAATGCATGCAACCCGCGCTGCCGTGGAAGAAGGCATCGTCCCGGGCGGCGGTGTTGCTCTCATCCGCACGATTCCTGAGGTTGACGCTCTTGTGAAGTCTCTGGAAGGCGACGAGAAGATCGGTGCACAGATCATCCGCCGCGCCATCGAAGAGCCGCTGCGCATGATCGCCTACAACGCAGGTGAAGAAGGCGCAGTCGTCATCGGCAAGATCACCGAGTCCAAGGACCTGTCGTTCGGCTACAACGCCGGTACCGGCGCGTACGAAGACCTGGTAGCCGCTGGCGTCATCGACCCGACGAAGGTAACGCGCACTGCCCTGCAGAACGCAGCTTCGATCGCTGGCCTGATGCTGACCACGGAAGCCATGATCGCCGACATCCCCGAGAAGGCAGCTGCTCCGGCAGGCGGCCACTCCCACGGCGGCGGCATGGACGGCATGTACTAA
- a CDS encoding low specificity L-threonine aldolase: protein MSAPKGLGEVTMEVIDLRSDTVTKPTPEMREAMASAEVGDDVYSEDPTVNRLEERAAEVFGMEAAIFVPTGSMGNQIALRLHTEPGREVVCESRAHVLDWEMGMAAMFSGCQLRTVQGQRGILRWKDIEPALATTGLYYKAQTGLIWVENTHNMAGGSVTPLAVMRELRDGAHGRGLQIHLDGARVFNASTALKTDVATLTAGYDSVNFCLSKGLCAPVGSLLVSSRKNIDKARRIRKALGGGMRQAGVLAAAGLIALDVMSKRLDDDHANAKLLARKIADVDGISVDPAEVETNIVIFRTEFDAPAYVASLKERGVLASAINANTVRFVTHHDVSQEQCARAGEIAVDVAAKMLLETA from the coding sequence ATGAGTGCTCCCAAAGGATTAGGAGAAGTGACGATGGAAGTGATTGATCTGCGCAGCGACACCGTAACCAAGCCCACGCCAGAGATGCGTGAGGCAATGGCATCTGCAGAGGTGGGCGATGACGTGTACAGCGAAGACCCGACGGTGAATCGCCTGGAAGAGCGCGCTGCGGAGGTCTTTGGCATGGAAGCGGCGATCTTTGTTCCCACGGGATCGATGGGGAACCAGATTGCATTGCGTCTGCATACGGAGCCGGGCAGGGAAGTTGTCTGCGAATCGCGCGCGCATGTGCTGGACTGGGAGATGGGCATGGCCGCAATGTTCAGCGGATGCCAGCTTCGCACGGTGCAAGGGCAGCGCGGCATTCTTCGCTGGAAAGATATTGAGCCTGCGCTCGCCACAACGGGTTTGTATTACAAGGCGCAGACCGGCCTCATCTGGGTGGAGAACACGCACAATATGGCTGGCGGATCGGTCACGCCGCTGGCAGTGATGCGCGAGCTTCGCGATGGTGCGCATGGCCGCGGACTGCAGATTCATCTGGATGGTGCGCGCGTTTTCAATGCCTCCACCGCGTTGAAAACGGATGTCGCCACACTGACTGCAGGCTATGACTCTGTGAACTTCTGCCTCTCAAAAGGGCTATGTGCGCCGGTCGGATCGCTGCTGGTGAGTTCACGCAAAAACATCGATAAGGCAAGGCGCATTCGTAAAGCACTGGGCGGCGGCATGCGTCAGGCAGGAGTGCTGGCTGCGGCTGGATTGATTGCGCTGGATGTGATGTCTAAGCGGCTGGATGACGATCATGCCAATGCGAAGCTGCTGGCGCGGAAGATTGCGGATGTGGATGGTATCTCCGTCGATCCTGCGGAAGTGGAGACAAACATTGTTATCTTCCGCACGGAATTTGATGCGCCCGCTTATGTGGCTTCGCTGAAAGAGCGTGGCGTGTTGGCCAGTGCGATCAATGCAAATACGGTTCGTTTTGTTACCCACCATGATGTAAGCCAGGAACAATGCGCGCGTGCCGGTGAGATTGCTGTTGATGTTGCTGCGAAGATGCTTTTAGAAACCGCATAA
- the groES gene encoding co-chaperone GroES encodes MASTFTPLHDRILVRRLEEGETLRGGIIIPDSAKEKPQQGTVISVGKGKSNDEGKVFPLDVKAGDTVLFGKYSGTEIKLDGEDLLIMREEEVLGILK; translated from the coding sequence ATGGCATCGACTTTCACACCGCTGCATGACCGCATTTTGGTGCGCCGCCTGGAAGAGGGCGAGACGCTTCGCGGCGGCATCATCATCCCCGACTCCGCCAAGGAAAAGCCGCAGCAGGGCACCGTTATCAGCGTTGGCAAGGGCAAGAGCAACGATGAAGGCAAGGTCTTCCCGCTGGACGTTAAGGCTGGCGACACGGTTCTCTTCGGCAAGTACTCCGGCACGGAAATCAAGCTGGACGGCGAAGACCTCCTGATCATGCGTGAAGAAGAAGTCCTCGGCATCCTCAAGTAG
- a CDS encoding tetratricopeptide repeat protein, with protein MEDNPQSGLQHVPTGSGLSLHTARSGMIARGRRDAASAASNPHYKQALEHYNAGDFVSAAASFKLAADLGHAESQYILSTLYDEGTGVTQSDEQSAYWERKAAEQGHAYAQANVSFRYYAANDFAEAFIWCQRAAYSKLAWAQYNLGLMYRKGEGTEQSDTQAAYWYRLAASQNFAEAQQKLADLYYFGHGVPQNYVQAASWYRKAADQDNAEAQFQLSHLYAIGEGVEHDYVQSRYWIRKAAQQGHEQAVKELKRRQYRDA; from the coding sequence ATGGAAGATAACCCGCAATCCGGCCTGCAACATGTACCCACGGGGTCTGGCCTGTCATTGCACACGGCACGCTCCGGCATGATTGCGCGTGGTCGCCGCGACGCCGCCAGTGCAGCGTCAAACCCACATTACAAGCAGGCATTGGAGCATTACAACGCAGGCGATTTCGTTTCGGCTGCCGCATCATTCAAGTTGGCTGCAGACCTGGGCCACGCCGAATCGCAATACATCCTGAGCACGCTCTATGACGAAGGCACAGGTGTTACACAAAGCGATGAACAGTCCGCGTACTGGGAACGCAAAGCAGCCGAGCAAGGACATGCCTATGCGCAGGCCAACGTAAGCTTTCGTTATTACGCTGCGAATGATTTTGCAGAGGCCTTCATCTGGTGCCAGCGTGCGGCGTATAGCAAGCTCGCATGGGCGCAGTACAACCTTGGCCTGATGTATCGCAAAGGTGAAGGCACGGAACAGAGCGACACGCAGGCGGCTTACTGGTATCGCCTGGCAGCTTCGCAGAACTTTGCAGAGGCGCAGCAGAAGCTTGCGGACTTGTATTACTTCGGCCACGGCGTACCGCAGAACTATGTTCAGGCGGCTTCGTGGTATCGCAAAGCCGCCGACCAGGACAATGCAGAAGCACAGTTCCAGCTGAGCCATCTGTACGCCATTGGTGAAGGCGTAGAGCATGACTACGTGCAATCGCGCTATTGGATTCGCAAAGCCGCGCAACAGGGGCACGAGCAGGCAGTGAAAGAACTGAAGCGACGCCAGTATCGCGACGCGTAA
- a CDS encoding TonB-dependent receptor, with amino-acid sequence MYRIAQKRRAAAQLCAVAVCAFTASVAHAVVVRGTVRDPLGRPITVAHVRLVKGTQVVASTVTQPDGSFEIRSTEDGRFLLIADAPTFSPQVSDSFYGRQWDMVQKNLQLTISPIKQDITVTATGEPMPVQQTSGSVSLIDSESLSTRAGVVNELRLQPGVAMVQTGQYGGVTSMFVRGANSDASKVLIDDVPANDVGGVFDYGTVSSTALASIETHRGPDSILYGTDARAGVVRFETPHGTTLKPVLTYSGDAGNLHTWRNEGTLSGTYGKADYFGAFSRFDSSNALPNDRYHVATSAANLGYSFTAKTSIRGTVRNAVSATGIPGAWDFQGLAQNGKQGDQDTYMSGVLDDTRSNGWHNTFRYIGARKREQARYFAAVGAPDGYGEYFGNTVTIRGANGTKATGQVIVGYDPFPTYYEMVNNRDGLDYHTSYSFNPHLSVVGGFRFQDERGAYRYPLYGENDQVGRSNYDYTLAFNGNALHRLFYTVGGAIQRNSLYGTEGQPQVGLSYYLFRPARGWFHGTRFRFQFAKGVQEPSLNAQLSSLYQKLIGIGDTASIANFHVSPIGAQRSRVYEGGFDQNIYSDSAILHVTYFHSTYGRGTEGVPVTLYNAYFHQNLPVALGSFYLNSLDTRSAGVETSLEYQVLHHLFLRAGYTYQDSLVKQSFSSDALAALGGSTTINPNYPGIPIGQYSPLVGQRPFRRPPQTGFFVAQYTTTKWSAAVKGAIASRADDSTFIDAYSNSSFDNSMLLPNRNLDPGFTKLDANFTYQVRPSVAVFSQLDNLLNNQHMGPIGYPSLPFTFRVGLKVRIPHE; translated from the coding sequence ATGTATCGCATCGCTCAAAAGCGACGCGCAGCAGCGCAATTGTGCGCAGTCGCTGTGTGCGCCTTCACCGCATCGGTTGCACACGCTGTTGTTGTCCGCGGCACGGTCCGCGATCCGCTGGGCCGCCCTATCACCGTTGCACATGTGCGACTGGTTAAAGGAACGCAGGTGGTGGCATCCACCGTCACGCAACCGGATGGTTCCTTTGAAATTCGCTCCACGGAAGATGGCCGCTTCCTCCTGATTGCGGATGCGCCCACGTTTTCTCCGCAGGTCAGTGACTCGTTTTATGGTCGGCAATGGGACATGGTGCAGAAGAATCTGCAACTGACGATCAGCCCCATCAAGCAGGACATTACGGTAACGGCGACAGGCGAACCGATGCCCGTTCAGCAGACGAGCGGAAGCGTCTCCCTGATTGATTCTGAGTCGCTGAGCACACGCGCAGGTGTAGTGAATGAACTTCGCCTGCAGCCCGGTGTTGCAATGGTGCAAACGGGACAATACGGCGGTGTGACGTCGATGTTTGTGCGCGGTGCAAACTCCGATGCAAGCAAGGTGTTGATCGACGATGTGCCCGCAAACGATGTGGGTGGAGTATTCGACTACGGCACAGTCTCTTCAACTGCGCTTGCCTCGATCGAGACGCATCGCGGACCCGACAGCATCCTGTATGGAACGGACGCACGCGCTGGCGTGGTGCGCTTTGAAACGCCGCATGGAACCACGCTGAAGCCGGTGCTGACGTACTCCGGTGATGCAGGCAATCTGCACACGTGGCGTAACGAGGGCACGCTCTCCGGCACGTATGGTAAAGCTGATTACTTCGGTGCGTTCTCGCGATTTGATAGTTCGAATGCGCTCCCGAATGATCGCTATCACGTGGCAACTTCCGCGGCGAACCTGGGCTATAGCTTTACCGCAAAAACAAGCATTCGCGGAACAGTGCGCAATGCTGTCAGTGCTACGGGAATACCTGGTGCGTGGGACTTCCAGGGACTTGCACAGAACGGCAAGCAGGGCGATCAGGACACGTACATGAGCGGCGTGCTGGACGACACCCGTAGCAATGGTTGGCACAACACCTTCCGTTACATTGGTGCGCGAAAGCGCGAACAGGCCCGTTACTTTGCCGCTGTGGGTGCGCCGGATGGTTATGGCGAATACTTCGGTAACACCGTGACGATTCGTGGCGCCAACGGTACAAAGGCCACAGGGCAGGTCATTGTTGGGTACGATCCGTTTCCCACTTACTACGAGATGGTGAACAATCGCGACGGTCTGGACTATCACACCAGTTACAGCTTCAACCCTCACCTATCTGTGGTGGGAGGTTTCCGCTTCCAGGACGAGCGTGGGGCTTACCGCTATCCGCTGTATGGTGAAAATGATCAGGTGGGACGCAGCAATTACGATTACACGCTGGCGTTCAACGGCAATGCGTTGCATCGGTTGTTCTATACCGTTGGCGGAGCGATCCAACGCAACTCTTTGTATGGAACAGAAGGCCAGCCGCAGGTTGGGCTTTCGTACTACTTGTTCCGACCAGCGCGTGGATGGTTTCATGGAACACGTTTTCGCTTCCAGTTTGCGAAGGGTGTTCAGGAACCCAGCCTGAATGCGCAGCTTTCGTCGCTTTACCAGAAGCTGATTGGAATTGGAGATACCGCATCGATTGCGAATTTCCATGTAAGTCCGATTGGTGCACAACGGAGCCGCGTCTATGAAGGTGGGTTTGATCAGAATATTTATTCTGACAGCGCGATTCTTCATGTGACTTACTTCCACTCGACCTATGGACGGGGTACGGAGGGCGTTCCAGTAACGCTGTACAACGCGTATTTCCATCAGAACCTACCCGTGGCATTGGGAAGCTTCTATCTCAATTCGCTTGATACGCGGTCGGCAGGTGTAGAGACGTCGCTTGAATACCAGGTGCTGCATCACCTGTTCCTGCGTGCCGGATACACGTACCAGGATTCATTGGTGAAGCAATCCTTCTCCAGCGATGCGCTGGCGGCGTTGGGTGGTTCAACGACGATCAACCCTAACTATCCGGGTATTCCCATCGGGCAGTATTCGCCGCTGGTGGGCCAGCGTCCGTTCCGTCGTCCGCCGCAGACTGGATTCTTCGTGGCTCAGTACACCACCACGAAGTGGTCCGCGGCTGTGAAGGGTGCTATCGCTTCGCGTGCGGATGATTCCACGTTTATCGACGCTTATTCCAACTCGTCATTCGATAACTCCATGCTGCTTCCGAACCGCAATCTCGATCCTGGATTTACCAAGCTGGATGCGAACTTCACGTATCAGGTTCGGCCATCCGTTGCGGTGTTTTCGCAGTTAGACAATCTGCTGAACAACCAACATATGGGCCCAATCGGTTACCCATCGTTGCCGTTTACCTTCCGTGTCGGTTTGAAGGTCCGCATCCCTCACGAGTAA
- a CDS encoding SDR family NAD(P)-dependent oxidoreductase, with protein MTSSHDSLRGRRVLITGGVRRLGRAFALALANAGADVVVTTRHSDEEATELLQAITPLGGRYAAIQSDVTVPEQVSRAVEEATGFLGGIDLLVNNAGMFESAKLEDLTPEQWDRVFATNTRGPFLMAQAALPHLRSSQGRILNIGSLGGIRPWVTHGHYCSSKAALHMLTQTMAKAWAPEVSVNAIAPGMIRFPDEPERMAAKTPMQRDGSPADVVKAVLFFASAPRFITGQILAVDGGLGLA; from the coding sequence ATGACTTCTTCGCACGACAGCCTCCGTGGGCGTCGCGTCCTGATTACAGGCGGCGTACGGAGGCTTGGCCGCGCCTTTGCGTTGGCATTGGCGAATGCAGGGGCTGACGTTGTTGTCACCACTCGTCATTCCGATGAAGAAGCAACAGAGTTGCTGCAGGCCATAACGCCACTGGGTGGCCGATACGCAGCCATTCAAAGTGATGTGACGGTTCCCGAACAAGTTAGCCGTGCCGTGGAAGAAGCTACGGGTTTCCTCGGCGGCATCGATCTGCTCGTCAACAACGCAGGCATGTTTGAGTCAGCGAAGCTGGAAGACCTGACACCGGAACAATGGGATCGCGTCTTTGCAACGAACACACGCGGGCCGTTCCTGATGGCGCAGGCTGCGCTGCCGCATCTTCGCAGCAGCCAGGGAAGAATCCTCAACATCGGCTCGCTCGGCGGCATCCGTCCCTGGGTGACACATGGTCACTACTGTTCCAGCAAGGCCGCGTTGCACATGCTGACGCAGACCATGGCGAAAGCTTGGGCTCCTGAAGTCAGCGTGAATGCGATTGCGCCAGGCATGATTCGCTTTCCTGATGAGCCGGAACGCATGGCAGCAAAGACTCCGATGCAACGCGACGGTTCACCTGCCGATGTAGTGAAGGCGGTGTTGTTTTTCGCGTCGGCGCCACGGTTCATCACCGGTCAGATACTGGCCGTGGATGGCGGACTTGGGCTTGCTTGA
- a CDS encoding Rrf2 family transcriptional regulator: protein MQLTRFSDLSLRLLLYLASRDKPLETVVTVRAAAELFNVPYTHMVKVAYQLGLAGLVETAKGRGGGLRLGRRPESLRIGEIVRITEPKGGLIDCWTQPCPLREDCLLKSALDEAYEAFFRALDQYSLAQMAKTPSLQKLVQITG, encoded by the coding sequence ATGCAACTGACTCGATTTTCCGATCTTTCGCTGCGCCTGCTGCTGTATCTGGCCAGCCGCGACAAACCACTGGAGACCGTGGTGACGGTGCGTGCTGCGGCTGAATTGTTCAATGTTCCCTACACACACATGGTGAAGGTGGCATATCAACTAGGCCTGGCAGGATTGGTGGAAACCGCAAAGGGACGGGGTGGTGGCCTACGGTTGGGTCGCCGTCCCGAATCCCTGCGCATCGGTGAGATTGTACGCATCACCGAGCCCAAAGGTGGTCTGATTGATTGCTGGACGCAACCGTGCCCACTGCGCGAAGACTGCTTGTTGAAGAGCGCATTGGATGAAGCATATGAAGCATTCTTCCGTGCGTTGGATCAATACAGCCTTGCGCAGATGGCGAAGACACCATCGCTTCAAAAGCTGGTGCAGATCACTGGTTAG
- a CDS encoding globin domain-containing protein, with the protein MLSQRQLEIVKSTMPALAQHGEEITRVFYANMIGENPELKSQFNMDDQQNGEQPKRLAQSILAYVANLDKLQNLGPAVEKIAHRHVQTHVTPDQYPLVGRYLLQAMKIVLADAITPEVLEAWTAAYQQLAEVMIAREKEIYGEEPALV; encoded by the coding sequence TTGCTTTCACAGCGCCAACTCGAGATCGTTAAGTCCACCATGCCAGCCCTCGCTCAACATGGCGAGGAGATCACGCGCGTCTTCTATGCCAACATGATCGGTGAGAATCCGGAGTTGAAGTCGCAGTTCAACATGGATGATCAGCAGAATGGGGAGCAGCCGAAACGACTTGCGCAGTCGATTCTTGCCTACGTTGCAAACCTGGATAAGCTGCAGAATCTTGGCCCCGCCGTGGAGAAGATCGCGCATCGTCATGTGCAGACACACGTCACACCGGATCAGTATCCGCTGGTTGGTCGCTACCTGTTGCAGGCGATGAAGATTGTGTTGGCGGACGCGATTACACCTGAGGTGTTGGAAGCATGGACAGCCGCGTACCAGCAGCTTGCGGAGGTGATGATCGCTCGTGAGAAGGAGATCTATGGGGAGGAGCCTGCACTGGTCTAA
- the hemW gene encoding radical SAM family heme chaperone HemW, with amino-acid sequence MHSHDATLGLYVSVPFCRQKCTFCNFASDAFPPARMAAYVDRLVAEIEASRDFAAQHQLIVPQRVDSVFLGGGTPSLLEPEQMARVFAALRATYPMEQDAEVTVEAAPGQIPDDLLDVLLRSGVNRVSLGVQSFVDAESRAVGRVHTGDACLAELKRLRAAGIRNLNVDLIAGLPHQTAASWSHSLKTAIDSGVEHVSVYMLEVDEDSRLGRELIGPGVRYGAHAAPTDSLVADLYAQACETFDAVGLSQYEISNFARAGYASRHNLKYWKRDAYLGFGLDAHSMLRAQSDGRASRFANGDELNPYIAGNEDVEVEHIEMLGEWEESIFLGLRLIEGVSIAELQWPFPAPWLDAFVERVQSLQRDGLMRLDDGRAMLTQQGRIVSSSIFGELLADEPAVA; translated from the coding sequence ATGCATTCCCACGACGCCACGCTCGGCCTGTATGTGTCTGTGCCGTTCTGCCGGCAGAAGTGTACTTTCTGCAACTTCGCGTCGGATGCGTTTCCTCCGGCGAGGATGGCGGCGTATGTCGACAGGCTGGTGGCGGAGATTGAGGCCTCGCGTGATTTTGCCGCGCAACATCAATTGATTGTTCCGCAGCGGGTGGATTCGGTGTTTCTGGGTGGTGGTACGCCATCGCTGCTGGAACCGGAGCAGATGGCGCGTGTATTTGCCGCGCTGCGTGCGACTTATCCCATGGAGCAGGACGCTGAGGTCACCGTGGAGGCGGCTCCGGGGCAGATCCCGGATGACTTGCTGGATGTGTTGCTCCGAAGCGGTGTGAATCGCGTTTCGCTGGGCGTGCAGAGTTTTGTGGATGCGGAGTCGCGTGCCGTGGGGCGCGTGCATACAGGCGATGCCTGTCTTGCAGAGTTGAAGCGTTTGCGCGCTGCCGGGATTCGCAACCTGAACGTTGATCTGATTGCGGGATTGCCGCACCAGACGGCTGCGTCGTGGTCGCATTCCTTGAAGACAGCGATCGATTCCGGTGTGGAGCATGTGTCGGTGTACATGCTTGAGGTGGATGAGGATTCGCGGCTCGGGCGCGAACTGATTGGGCCGGGTGTTCGTTATGGAGCGCATGCTGCGCCGACGGATTCGCTGGTGGCCGATCTGTACGCGCAGGCATGCGAGACGTTTGACGCGGTAGGACTCTCGCAGTACGAGATTTCAAACTTTGCACGTGCGGGCTATGCTTCGCGGCACAACCTGAAGTACTGGAAGCGCGATGCGTATCTTGGCTTTGGGCTGGATGCGCATTCCATGTTGCGTGCGCAAAGCGATGGACGCGCTTCACGCTTTGCCAATGGCGATGAACTTAATCCCTACATTGCAGGCAACGAAGACGTCGAAGTGGAACACATCGAGATGCTGGGCGAGTGGGAAGAAAGTATCTTCCTTGGGTTGCGATTGATTGAGGGCGTTTCGATTGCGGAACTGCAGTGGCCGTTTCCCGCGCCGTGGCTGGATGCATTTGTGGAGCGCGTGCAGAGCTTGCAACGCGATGGACTGATGCGGTTGGACGATGGTCGCGCCATGCTGACACAGCAGGGACGTATCGTGTCCTCGAGCATCTTTGGTGAATTGCTGGCCGACGAGCCAGCGGTGGCATGA